A window of Elusimicrobiota bacterium contains these coding sequences:
- a CDS encoding glycosyltransferase family 4 protein, with the protein MIGSPIGIAVRDLASSGGRAALELARRLSPNGYEPRLAVHRLGNEPTEASDGRSVEVSTVAEWPLSSWLAAYSFDRSARARLRRCDAQLIHGYGGLVVQDLLTLPTLERLRQRHVPGAPPPSSGIGYLRRLQLGPGGARAVTVFSEMARRDLAEVYEVPLTSVRAIAPGVDSRRFRPDDRGPSRFTLFRVSGWTDHYKIVLAVVTDDPATQDFSLLARAVDLLADRVPSALCVLGRVDLSKNPAVQHLARRGRFFQVPATQHVEKYFVAADVYALPAHYEEFGLPVLESLSSGTPVVVSGRTGAKEVVSNGTDGIVVDDMQDPNVWAMALERAWSLDRTVCRRSAETRPWDAHVAAIVQLYRGLM; encoded by the coding sequence ATGATCGGTTCCCCCATCGGGATCGCGGTTCGCGATTTGGCCTCCAGCGGCGGGCGCGCCGCCCTGGAATTGGCCCGCCGGCTCTCGCCCAACGGGTACGAGCCGCGCCTCGCCGTCCACCGGCTCGGGAACGAACCGACCGAGGCGTCGGACGGACGATCGGTCGAGGTGTCGACCGTCGCGGAATGGCCCCTTTCGTCGTGGTTGGCGGCGTACAGTTTTGATCGGAGCGCCCGGGCGCGCCTCCGCCGGTGCGACGCCCAATTGATCCACGGGTACGGGGGTTTGGTCGTTCAGGATCTGTTGACCCTTCCCACGCTGGAGCGGCTCCGCCAGCGCCACGTGCCGGGGGCGCCGCCGCCGTCGTCGGGGATCGGTTACCTTCGGCGGTTGCAGTTGGGCCCCGGGGGCGCCCGGGCCGTGACGGTGTTTTCCGAAATGGCCCGCCGCGATTTGGCGGAGGTCTACGAGGTGCCGTTGACGTCCGTTCGCGCGATTGCGCCCGGCGTGGATTCGAGGCGTTTTCGGCCCGACGACCGGGGGCCCAGCCGGTTTACCCTGTTTCGGGTCTCGGGGTGGACGGACCACTACAAGATCGTTTTGGCCGTCGTGACGGACGACCCCGCCACCCAGGATTTCTCGCTCCTGGCCCGGGCCGTGGACTTGTTGGCGGACCGTGTGCCGTCGGCTCTTTGCGTCCTGGGGCGGGTCGATTTGTCGAAAAATCCGGCGGTTCAGCATCTCGCCCGGCGCGGGCGGTTTTTCCAGGTGCCGGCCACCCAGCACGTTGAAAAATATTTTGTCGCCGCCGACGTCTACGCCCTCCCGGCCCATTACGAGGAATTCGGATTGCCGGTCCTGGAGTCCCTGTCGTCCGGGACCCCCGTGGTCGTGAGCGGAAGGACCGGCGCCAAAGAAGTGGTGTCGAACGGGACCGACGGCATCGTCGTCGACGATATGCAGGACCCGAACGTCTGGGCCATGGCGTTGGAGCGCGCCTGGTCCCTGGACCGGACGGTGTGCCGCCGTTCCGCCGAAACCCGCCCCTGGGACGCCCACGTGGCCGCGATCGTTCAGCTTTACCGAGGGCTGATGTGA
- a CDS encoding O-antigen ligase family protein: MTPRPADGAAFWLERGRSWALAALALALPLSLAGANACWALALACWLGLLVVDPAARRFRPTGLEIPWLLYLAVEVATALWSDRPVHSLGKVKSEILFVVFLLYAQAPAERRRHLGLFLLGAGIAAALGLVQKSLGWTSEGLHGVARLLDTHRGRAQGFYSNPITYAEMLLFAIFLSLSRRRASGAGSAAWPWGVFVLAVAAAAASATRAVWLAGPLALGGWAFWRRDRRVALALGAVLLGAGVTGFASPAFRARAASITDARTDTSHLIRKGVWVRCAELIRQHPGRGVGIGNLHIAGRDLPWGGASPDSDWTEAHNIYLQMAVERGVPGFLVFLALLVVYWRFLVKAAAADPELDGLLFGFLALCLAGLTESWTHDSEVVLCLYMLLGVAAARPRVPPVGGI, translated from the coding sequence GTGACCCCCCGGCCCGCGGACGGCGCCGCCTTTTGGCTGGAGCGGGGGCGGTCCTGGGCCCTGGCGGCCCTGGCGCTGGCCCTTCCCCTTTCGTTGGCGGGCGCCAACGCGTGCTGGGCCCTGGCCCTGGCCTGCTGGTTGGGCCTTTTGGTGGTCGACCCCGCGGCTCGGCGGTTTCGCCCCACGGGATTGGAAATCCCTTGGCTCCTTTATTTGGCGGTGGAAGTCGCCACCGCGCTTTGGTCGGACCGCCCCGTCCACAGCTTGGGCAAGGTGAAAAGCGAAATTTTGTTCGTGGTGTTTTTGCTTTACGCCCAGGCGCCCGCGGAGCGGCGCCGCCACCTGGGTTTGTTTCTTCTGGGGGCGGGAATCGCCGCGGCCTTGGGGCTGGTTCAGAAAAGCCTCGGCTGGACGTCCGAGGGGCTCCACGGGGTCGCCCGCCTGCTCGACACCCACCGGGGGCGGGCCCAGGGGTTTTACAGCAATCCGATCACCTACGCGGAGATGCTCCTTTTCGCCATATTCCTTTCCTTGTCCCGCCGTCGGGCGAGCGGCGCCGGTTCCGCGGCCTGGCCTTGGGGGGTTTTCGTCTTGGCCGTGGCCGCGGCCGCGGCCAGCGCCACCCGGGCGGTGTGGTTGGCCGGGCCGCTGGCGTTGGGGGGGTGGGCTTTTTGGCGGAGAGATCGACGGGTGGCCCTGGCCTTGGGGGCGGTTCTCCTGGGCGCGGGCGTCACCGGGTTTGCGTCGCCGGCTTTTCGCGCCCGGGCCGCCAGCATCACGGACGCCCGGACCGACACGTCCCATTTGATCCGAAAGGGCGTCTGGGTCCGTTGCGCGGAATTGATTCGCCAACATCCCGGACGCGGGGTGGGCATCGGGAACCTGCACATCGCCGGCCGCGACCTGCCCTGGGGCGGGGCAAGCCCGGATTCGGATTGGACGGAAGCCCACAACATATATCTTCAAATGGCGGTGGAGCGCGGGGTGCCGGGATTTCTGGTTTTTCTCGCTTTGCTGGTCGTCTATTGGCGTTTCCTTGTTAAAGCGGCGGCCGCCGATCCGGAGTTGGACGGATTGCTTTTCGGGTTTTTGGCGCTTTGTCTGGCGGGTTTGACCGAATCGTGGACCCACGACTCGGAAGTGGTCCTGTGCCTATATATGTTGCTGGGGGTGGCGGCGGCCCGTCCTCGGGTCCCGCCCGTCGGGGGAATTTAG
- a CDS encoding isoprenylcysteine carboxylmethyltransferase family protein — MIARFRVFMGFIAGALFLFLSHAGGWPRVALGLAIAFGGLFLRGRAAGYLEKGKRLAQDGPYAWIRHPLYAGSFLMALGFTVAGTSSYWPVHGWILWAVFLTLFVGIYPRRIKEEEASLEKYFGDAWRQFTSRNRRFLPRCSPVRRENPDRFEWARYRKNKEHNAALGWLAGVAVVLIKGALNG; from the coding sequence GTGATTGCACGTTTTCGCGTGTTCATGGGTTTTATCGCCGGAGCGTTGTTCCTGTTCCTCTCCCACGCCGGGGGTTGGCCCCGCGTGGCGCTCGGGCTGGCGATCGCCTTCGGGGGGTTGTTCCTTCGCGGGCGGGCCGCCGGTTATTTGGAAAAAGGAAAACGTCTGGCCCAGGACGGTCCCTACGCCTGGATCCGCCACCCTCTCTACGCCGGAAGCTTCCTGATGGCCCTGGGTTTCACCGTGGCGGGCACCTCCTCGTACTGGCCCGTGCACGGATGGATCCTCTGGGCGGTCTTTTTGACTCTTTTTGTCGGCATTTACCCGCGGCGCATTAAAGAAGAGGAAGCGTCTCTGGAGAAATATTTCGGCGACGCTTGGCGGCAATTCACCTCTCGGAACCGGCGGTTCCTGCCCCGCTGTTCCCCCGTCCGCCGCGAAAACCCCGACCGCTTCGAGTGGGCGCGCTACCGCAAAAACAAGGAACACAACGCCGCTTTGGGGTGGTTGGCCGGGGTGGCCGTGGTGCTGATTAAAGGGGCGTTGAATGG